ATCCCCAATTTCGTCGAGGAATAAAGTTCCACCGTCGGCCTCTTCAAAAAGACCGACCTTTTTATCAACGGCCCCCGTAAAGGAACCTTTGGCGTGACCGAAAAGTTCAGACTCTAAAAGATTTTCTGGAATGGCAGAGCAGTTGATGGCGACAAAAGGTTTTTTGGCGCGCGGACTCCAAGTGTGAATGGCTTTAGCAAAAACTTCTTTCCCCGTTCCGCTTTCTCCAGAGATAGAAACCGTGGAAGAACTTTTTGCAACCCGTTTTGCAAGATCTAAGATGCGCAGGATGCTTTCACTTTTTCCGATGATCCCCTCAGGATGCAGGCCTTTGCTTAAGTCCAACGTTTCACGCAACGTCTTATTTTCGGCATTGAGTTTATTAAACTTAAAGGCTCTTTGTGCTGAGATAAGAAGCTGAGGAAAATGTAACGGTTTTACGACGAAGTCATAAGCTCCCGCTTCGATAACTTCCACCGCAGTTTCAACGTCGTTTGAAACCGTGATCAAAATAATAGGAATTTGAATCCCTTCAGCACGAAGTCTTTTAATAAATTCTAAACCTGACATGCTTGGCAGATTTAAATCTGAAATGATGGCATCAGGTTGGATTTCTTTAGTCACGACCTGATGGAGAGCTTCGCGAGGATCTTCGCTGTGAATGATTTGGATATCTTTTTGGCGAAAATAGGCTGTCGCTAATTCTGCTAAATCAATGTCGTCCTCAATGAGAAGGATCTTTTTTTGTTTATCCATGCATCCTCCGGGTCTTCCTTTATGGTTATATACTGGGGCAGATATCCGCAACCTAAATGTGGCGATTTGCCACAATAAGACATAAATTTATTTTTAAATCGAATTTAATGCAAAACGACGATATTCTTGTCAGGCCTTTGGATTGCAACTACTAAATGACGTCGGGTGATATTCCCCGAAAAGAATATGTGTCCGTCGCAAAAATCCACGATTGCAACGGATAAGCGGCCGCCCCTTCTTGTGCATTCTTCGGAAAGGGCGGCCTTCCTTTTTTAAAATTATTTTTCAAGATGTCGCAAAAGTTCAGAAACTTTTTGCGCAAGCTCACCGCAAATTTCTTTGATTTGTTTTATATCTTGCGAGATCGAAGCGTCCTCAAGACGCTTTCCTAGTTCAGTTAATTCGGGAAACAAGAAAGTCACGGCGTTGCCTTTGATCTGATGTCCGACCTTCTTTACGAAGTCCCAGTCAGGATTTTCAAAATCTATTTTCGCAAGCTCTTCTTGCCGACGTCTTAAATATTTTATCCGGGATTCTAAAGGCACATCAAATATAGCCATACCTTTACCCTCGATGATTTAAATAAAAATAAATCTCTTGAACCAGAAGTTCCCCAGAAACAGGCTTCGTGATTTGTCCATTGCAACCCGCAGCCAGGCAGCTTTCAATCTCTTCATTCAAAGCGTGCGCCGTCAGCGCAATCACGGGCTTCGTAAATCCTTTTTGACGAATGCGCTTGGTCGCCTCTTTGCCGTCCATCTTAGGAATTTGAATATCCATAAGAATAATATCCGGCGAATTCTTAAAGGCCGCGTCCACAGCTTTTTCTCCATCATCAGCGACAGTAACTTCAGCTCCGGCCGTCATAAGGAAATGTTGAAAGATCTCTTGATTGTCTTCAGAGTCTT
This region of Bdellovibrio sp. BCCA genomic DNA includes:
- a CDS encoding sigma-54-dependent transcriptional regulator, which translates into the protein MDKQKKILLIEDDIDLAELATAYFRQKDIQIIHSEDPREALHQVVTKEIQPDAIISDLNLPSMSGLEFIKRLRAEGIQIPIILITVSNDVETAVEVIEAGAYDFVVKPLHFPQLLISAQRAFKFNKLNAENKTLRETLDLSKGLHPEGIIGKSESILRILDLAKRVAKSSSTVSISGESGTGKEVFAKAIHTWSPRAKKPFVAINCSAIPENLLESELFGHAKGSFTGAVDKKVGLFEEADGGTLFLDEIGDLNLTLQAKLLRVLQEKEIKRVGENQTRSVDVRVIAATHKDLRHEVQEKRFREDLFFRLNVIPIKIPALRERREDIMPLAEHFLKKYNALNGSNIVGFKKNAKEYLLTRPWRGNVRELENAIERAVVLTVGTEIDQSAFTLFEESVLMEKTFDEDKKNAFVFRFGEEVEPLHELEKKYVQFVYERNNKAKEQTAKALGIDRKTLYRKLQEIEPGQSGK
- a CDS encoding Hpt domain-containing protein: MAIFDVPLESRIKYLRRRQEELAKIDFENPDWDFVKKVGHQIKGNAVTFLFPELTELGKRLEDASISQDIKQIKEICGELAQKVSELLRHLEK